One sulfur-oxidizing endosymbiont of Gigantopelta aegis genomic region harbors:
- the istB gene encoding IS21-like element helper ATPase IstB: MHRLIEKLLTTMVKQWQQVSQKAIELDWEPELFLAHLCELETSYRHDNKLKRLLRESKLPIGKQLSQYDFNEITGVTAQQLKQKITQLDWLRQGHNLLLFGASGLGKTHLAAAIGYALIEQSVRVKFMSSTSLVQMLQKAKEALSLEFELKKLDKYELLILDDIGYVKKTNSESQVLFELIAHRYERNSLLITSNQAFSEWDSIFTDNMMTVAAIDRLIHHASIYQIEGDSYRRKQAMKGLD, from the coding sequence ATGCACAGACTTATTGAGAAGTTACTAACGACCATGGTCAAACAATGGCAGCAGGTTTCACAAAAAGCCATTGAATTAGATTGGGAGCCTGAATTATTTTTAGCCCATTTATGTGAATTAGAAACCAGTTACCGGCATGACAACAAATTAAAGCGCTTATTAAGAGAAAGCAAACTACCCATTGGTAAACAGTTATCACAGTATGACTTTAATGAAATAACCGGTGTGACAGCCCAACAGCTCAAACAAAAAATCACTCAGTTAGACTGGCTCAGGCAAGGACATAATCTGCTTTTATTTGGTGCCAGTGGTCTGGGGAAAACGCATTTAGCCGCCGCTATTGGTTACGCACTCATCGAGCAATCAGTGCGGGTTAAATTCATGAGCAGCACTTCATTGGTGCAAATGCTTCAAAAGGCAAAAGAAGCGTTATCTCTGGAATTTGAACTGAAAAAGCTGGATAAATATGAGTTACTTATTCTTGATGATATTGGCTATGTCAAAAAAACCAATAGTGAAAGCCAGGTACTATTTGAATTAATTGCGCACCGATATGAACGCAATAGCTTGCTCATTACCTCAAACCAGGCTTTCAGTGAATGGGATAGTATCTTCACTGACAATATGATGACAGTGGCTGCCATTGACCGACTCATTCATCATGCGTCTATTTATCAAATTGAAGGCGACAGTTATCGTAGAAAACAAGCGATGA